A portion of the Tenacibaculum todarodis genome contains these proteins:
- a CDS encoding DUF4271 domain-containing protein, which yields MLFLIGFILLFFMKLYKPSRFLGYSISFFTRGFIEKRAEEKPAIFSTFHVLIYSFCVLTLSLFIHTLIPETQTQNNLISYIYLISFTFIYMIIRSLLDYSFSKLLNLSDYIRYFIFTKVGYLYTLSIWLFPILIIYNYGYKNNNFLWGSFLILLGIRFGLVFYNNKKLIIKHLFYFILYLCALEIAPLFIILKILK from the coding sequence ATGTTATTCCTAATAGGCTTTATTTTGCTTTTTTTTATGAAACTATATAAACCTTCACGTTTTTTAGGATATTCAATCTCTTTTTTTACACGTGGATTTATAGAGAAACGAGCTGAAGAGAAACCTGCTATTTTTTCTACTTTTCATGTTTTAATATATTCTTTTTGTGTTTTAACACTTAGTTTATTTATACATACATTAATCCCTGAAACTCAAACACAAAACAATCTAATTTCTTATATTTATTTAATTTCATTTACATTTATATATATGATTATCAGAAGTTTATTAGATTATTCTTTTAGTAAACTTCTTAACCTTTCAGATTATATCAGGTATTTTATTTTTACAAAAGTTGGTTACCTTTATACACTTTCAATTTGGTTATTCCCTATTTTAATAATTTATAATTATGGTTATAAAAATAACAATTTTCTTTGGGGAAGTTTTCTAATTTTACTTGGAATTCGTTTTGGTTTAGTTTTTTACAATAACAAAAAGCTGATTATAAAGCACTTGTTTTATTTTATTTTGTATCTTTGCGCCCTTGAAATAGCACCGCTATTTATTATTTTAAAAATACTAAAATAA
- a CDS encoding uroporphyrinogen-III synthase, which produces MKVKTILVSQPAPKTETSPYFDLADKQKIKVDFRSFIHVEGISVKEVRANKIDLKDFTAVILTSRNAVDHYFRIAEEMRFTVPDDMKYFCQSEAVAYYLQKYVVYRKRKIYVGTRTFPELTKLIKKHKDEKFLLPSSDKLKPLIPEELDKLKISWKRADLYRTVVSDLSDLEDVFYDILVFFSPSGIDSLFKNFPEFKQNKTRLAVFGNSTIKAVEDRGLRVDIAAPTPETPSMTMALEKYIKGVNKK; this is translated from the coding sequence ATGAAAGTGAAAACTATTTTAGTGTCTCAACCGGCACCAAAAACTGAGACCTCGCCTTATTTTGATTTGGCAGATAAACAAAAGATTAAAGTAGATTTTAGGTCTTTTATACATGTAGAAGGAATTTCTGTGAAAGAAGTTAGAGCTAATAAAATAGATTTAAAAGATTTTACAGCTGTTATTTTAACAAGTAGAAACGCTGTAGATCATTACTTTAGAATTGCTGAAGAAATGCGTTTTACGGTTCCTGATGACATGAAATATTTTTGTCAATCTGAAGCTGTAGCTTATTACTTGCAAAAATACGTTGTATATCGTAAGCGAAAAATTTATGTAGGAACAAGAACATTTCCTGAACTTACTAAGCTGATTAAAAAACACAAAGACGAAAAGTTTTTACTACCTTCTTCCGACAAATTAAAGCCTTTAATTCCTGAAGAATTAGACAAGCTAAAAATAAGCTGGAAACGTGCTGATTTATACAGAACTGTTGTAAGTGACTTATCTGATTTAGAAGATGTTTTTTACGACATATTAGTTTTCTTTAGCCCTTCTGGAATAGATAGTTTATTTAAAAATTTCCCGGAATTTAAACAAAACAAAACACGTCTTGCTGTATTTGGAAACTCAACCATAAAAGCAGTAGAAGATAGAGGTTTACGTGTAGACATTGCTGCACCAACACCAGAAACTCCTTCTATGACAATGGCTTTAGAAAAATACATTAAAGGTGTTAATAAAAAATAA
- a CDS encoding deoxyguanosinetriphosphate triphosphohydrolase: protein MNWEQLLSLKRFGDTQKRERIAQDETRLGFEVDFDRIIFSSAFRSLQDKTQVIPLSKTDFVHTRLTHSLEVSVVGRTLGRRVGKVLLERHPELAKLGYTFNDFGAIVAGASVMHDIGNPPFGHSGEKAIGEYFKTGNGLKYKNQLTNKEYQDLIDFEGNANGFKILTENRQGTEGGLRLSYATLGAFIKYPKESLPKKPTHHIVDKKYGFFQSEKVAFLDLTEDLGLLKKESDGISFYRHPLAYLVEAADDICYTIIDFEDGINLGLIDEEFALEYMIKLVKDKIDSNKYHSLQHKKDRISYLRALAIGVLINEAVAIFLDNEEAILKGDFDKGLLDKCKYEAQINDIIKLSVAKIYNSKEVVEKEVAGYKIIADLLDVFVTALNNKFDGNQSNYDNLVLNLLPEEYQKEQENLYDRIMQICSYIAGLSDGFAIRLHKKLMGNII, encoded by the coding sequence ATGAATTGGGAACAACTTCTTTCTTTAAAACGTTTTGGCGATACTCAAAAACGAGAACGAATAGCACAAGACGAAACTCGTTTAGGGTTTGAAGTAGATTTTGATAGAATTATATTTTCATCAGCTTTTAGAAGTTTACAAGATAAAACACAGGTAATTCCACTCTCTAAAACCGATTTTGTACATACACGTTTAACACATAGTTTAGAAGTTTCCGTTGTTGGAAGAACACTTGGAAGGCGAGTTGGAAAAGTATTGTTAGAACGTCATCCAGAATTAGCAAAACTAGGTTATACATTCAATGATTTTGGCGCAATTGTAGCTGGTGCTTCAGTAATGCATGATATAGGAAATCCACCTTTTGGGCATTCCGGAGAAAAAGCAATTGGTGAATATTTTAAAACGGGAAACGGATTAAAATACAAAAACCAACTTACAAATAAAGAGTACCAAGATCTAATAGATTTTGAAGGAAACGCAAACGGATTCAAAATTTTAACCGAAAATAGACAAGGTACAGAAGGTGGTTTGCGTTTAAGCTACGCAACCTTAGGCGCGTTTATAAAATACCCAAAAGAGTCCTTACCAAAAAAACCAACGCATCATATTGTAGATAAAAAATACGGCTTTTTTCAATCAGAAAAAGTAGCCTTTTTAGATCTTACGGAAGACTTAGGTTTATTGAAAAAAGAAAGTGACGGAATTTCTTTTTACCGACATCCATTAGCTTATTTAGTAGAAGCAGCAGATGATATTTGCTACACAATTATAGATTTTGAAGACGGAATTAATCTTGGTTTAATAGACGAAGAATTTGCTTTAGAATACATGATTAAACTAGTTAAAGACAAAATTGATAGCAATAAATATCATTCACTTCAACATAAAAAAGACAGAATAAGTTATTTACGTGCCTTAGCAATTGGCGTGTTAATTAACGAGGCTGTAGCTATATTTTTAGATAATGAAGAAGCCATTTTAAAAGGTGATTTCGACAAAGGTTTACTAGACAAGTGTAAATACGAAGCCCAAATAAATGACATTATAAAACTTAGTGTTGCCAAAATATATAATTCTAAAGAAGTTGTAGAAAAAGAGGTTGCAGGTTATAAAATTATAGCCGATTTATTAGATGTTTTTGTAACGGCTTTAAACAATAAGTTTGATGGAAATCAATCTAATTACGACAACTTAGTGTTAAATCTATTACCTGAAGAGTATCAAAAAGAGCAAGAAAATTTATACGATAGAATCATGCAAATATGCAGTTATATTGCTGGTTTATCAGATGGTTTTGCTATTAGATTACACAAAAAATTAATGGGGAATATTATTTAA
- a CDS encoding DUF3109 family protein codes for MFQLGKTIVSEDIIEKDFVCNLSACKGVCCVAGEAGAPLDKEETKILEDIYPKVKPFLRAEGIEAIEQQGTWVTSDFGELETPLIDGEACAYVTFDEKNTAMCGIEHAYNKGIVDWKKPISCHLYPVRVKDYSEFAAVNYHKWDICDDACTLGKELQVPVYKFLKEALIRKFGENWYLELEKTAEKQNR; via the coding sequence ATGTTTCAACTAGGAAAGACAATAGTATCGGAAGATATCATAGAAAAAGATTTTGTTTGTAATCTATCAGCTTGTAAAGGAGTTTGTTGTGTAGCGGGTGAAGCCGGTGCTCCACTTGACAAAGAAGAAACAAAAATATTGGAAGATATTTACCCGAAAGTTAAACCTTTTTTAAGAGCTGAAGGAATAGAAGCTATAGAGCAACAAGGTACTTGGGTTACTAGCGATTTTGGTGAGTTAGAAACGCCATTAATTGATGGAGAAGCGTGTGCTTATGTTACTTTTGATGAAAAAAACACAGCAATGTGTGGAATAGAACATGCCTATAATAAAGGTATTGTAGATTGGAAAAAACCAATTTCTTGCCATTTATATCCGGTTCGAGTAAAAGATTATAGTGAGTTTGCTGCTGTAAATTATCATAAATGGGATATCTGTGATGATGCTTGTACGTTGGGAAAAGAATTACAAGTACCTGTTTACAAATTTCTAAAAGAAGCTTTGATTAGAAAGTTTGGTGAAAATTGGTATTTAGAGCTAGAGAAAACTGCCGAGAAGCAAAATAGATAA
- a CDS encoding MarC family protein codes for MNFNFKEIFTAFMVLFAVIDIIGNIPIIIDLRKKVGHIQSEKASLIAGFIMIIFLFLGQSLLSLIGVDVNSFAVAGSFILFFIALEMILGITLYKDDEEGGITATVFPLAFPLIAGPGSLTTLLSLRAEFNIENIIIAVILNVFVIYIVLKTSSKIERIIGANGIKIIRKVFGVILLAIAVKLFAHNIKELFA; via the coding sequence ATGAATTTTAATTTTAAAGAAATTTTTACAGCGTTTATGGTTTTATTTGCTGTAATAGATATTATTGGAAATATTCCTATTATTATAGATTTACGTAAAAAAGTAGGCCATATTCAATCTGAAAAAGCCTCACTTATCGCTGGTTTTATTATGATAATTTTCCTTTTCTTAGGGCAAAGTTTACTATCATTAATTGGAGTAGATGTTAATTCTTTTGCAGTAGCAGGTTCTTTTATCCTGTTTTTTATAGCCTTAGAAATGATTTTAGGTATAACATTATACAAAGACGATGAAGAAGGCGGAATAACAGCAACTGTTTTCCCTTTAGCCTTTCCATTAATTGCTGGTCCAGGAAGTTTAACAACCTTACTTTCTTTACGTGCAGAGTTTAATATAGAAAATATAATTATTGCAGTAATATTAAATGTTTTTGTAATTTATATTGTCTTAAAAACCTCTTCAAAAATTGAACGCATTATTGGTGCAAATGGAATAAAAATTATTAGAAAAGTATTTGGTGTAATACTTTTAGCAATTGCTGTAAAGTTATTTGCTCATAATATTAAAGAGTTATTTGCATAA
- a CDS encoding FAD-dependent oxidoreductase, whose translation MNFDVLIIGGGVAGMQCALVLGSAKNKWFAENKTIGIILHQRSSHLQNALFNNVLGLPEGKRGSEVLTEGKQQLQDVYPHVFQIENEKVCSVQDIKEGFKITTNKQAYTATNIVVALNYSKPFDIVGLKQYIEPHQRANPQKDRIQLRNYNHLIKKGLYVCGTIAGWRSQFAIAAGSGASVATDILTDWNDGNHTKIHDKIKNPM comes from the coding sequence ATGAATTTTGATGTTTTAATAATTGGAGGTGGTGTTGCAGGTATGCAATGTGCACTAGTTTTAGGTTCTGCAAAAAACAAATGGTTTGCAGAAAATAAGACAATTGGTATTATTTTACATCAACGTTCTTCTCATTTACAAAATGCTTTATTTAACAACGTTTTAGGTTTACCTGAGGGAAAGCGAGGAAGCGAGGTTTTAACCGAAGGAAAACAACAGTTACAAGATGTATATCCACATGTTTTTCAAATTGAAAATGAAAAAGTATGTTCAGTTCAAGATATTAAAGAGGGTTTTAAAATAACAACCAATAAACAAGCTTATACTGCAACAAATATTGTGGTTGCGTTAAATTACTCTAAACCTTTTGATATTGTTGGATTAAAGCAATATATAGAACCGCATCAAAGAGCCAATCCTCAAAAAGACAGAATTCAATTACGCAATTATAATCACCTTATAAAAAAAGGATTATACGTCTGTGGAACAATAGCGGGTTGGCGAAGTCAGTTTGCAATTGCAGCAGGAAGTGGCGCAAGTGTAGCCACAGATATTCTAACCGATTGGAACGATGGAAATCATACCAAAATTCATGATAAAATAAAAAATCCGATGTAA
- the glmS gene encoding glutamine--fructose-6-phosphate transaminase (isomerizing), giving the protein MCGITGYIGFRDAYPIVINGLKRLEYRGYDSSGVMLYDGEEMRMSKTKGKVSDLELITNKEEERKLGKIGIGHTRWATHGVPNDVNSHPHFSQSGDLVIVHNGIIENYDTIKQELINRGYKFHSDTDTEVLINLIEEVKKNEKCKLGKAVQIALTNVIGAYAIAVFDKTKPNEIVVARLGSPIAIGVGKDNKEFFVASDASPFIEYTKEAIYLEDGELAIIKIGKEVRVRQIKNDKIVDATIQELQMSLEQIEKGGYDHFMLKEIYEQPKAITDTYRGRMLADEGIIRMSGVDDNLQKFLNADRIIIIACGTSWHAGLVGEYLFEDMARIPVEVEYASEFRYRNPIITSKDVVIAISQSGETADTLAAIKLAKSKGAFVFGVCNVVGSSIARETHAGAYTHAGPEIGVASTKAFTTQITVLSLIALKLGEEKGTLSKNVFHTYLQRMQLIPGKVEELLKIDKKVQEIARVYKDATNCLYLGRGFNFPVALEGALKLKEISYIHAEGYPAAEMKHGPIALIDENMPIFVIATNKGHYEKVVSNIQEIKARSGKIIAIVTEGDTEVKKIADHVIEIPETEEALTPLLTTIPLQLLSYHIAVFLEKDVDQPRNLAKAVTVE; this is encoded by the coding sequence ATGTGTGGAATTACAGGTTATATTGGCTTTAGAGATGCTTATCCTATTGTAATAAACGGATTAAAACGTCTAGAATATAGAGGTTATGATAGTTCTGGTGTTATGCTATATGACGGAGAGGAAATGAGAATGTCAAAAACTAAAGGAAAAGTTTCTGACTTAGAGCTAATCACCAATAAAGAAGAAGAAAGAAAACTTGGTAAAATTGGTATTGGACATACTCGTTGGGCAACACATGGTGTTCCAAATGATGTAAATTCTCACCCACATTTTTCTCAATCTGGAGATTTAGTTATTGTTCATAACGGAATTATAGAAAATTATGACACTATTAAGCAAGAATTAATTAATAGAGGTTATAAATTTCATAGTGATACAGATACAGAGGTTTTAATAAACCTTATTGAAGAAGTTAAAAAGAACGAAAAATGTAAACTAGGTAAAGCTGTACAAATAGCATTAACGAATGTTATTGGAGCTTATGCAATTGCTGTTTTTGACAAAACTAAGCCTAATGAAATTGTAGTAGCTCGTCTTGGTAGTCCAATTGCAATTGGAGTTGGTAAAGATAATAAAGAATTTTTTGTAGCTTCTGATGCGTCTCCTTTTATAGAATACACTAAAGAAGCTATTTATCTAGAAGATGGTGAATTAGCTATTATTAAAATAGGAAAAGAAGTACGTGTTCGTCAGATTAAGAATGATAAAATAGTAGACGCTACCATTCAAGAACTTCAAATGAGCTTAGAGCAAATAGAAAAAGGTGGTTACGATCACTTTATGCTTAAAGAAATTTATGAACAGCCAAAGGCAATTACAGACACTTATAGAGGTCGTATGTTAGCTGATGAAGGTATTATTAGAATGTCAGGAGTAGATGATAATCTTCAAAAGTTTTTAAATGCTGACAGAATTATAATTATTGCTTGTGGTACATCTTGGCATGCAGGTTTAGTTGGAGAATACCTTTTTGAAGATATGGCTCGTATTCCTGTTGAAGTTGAATATGCTTCTGAATTTAGATATCGAAATCCAATTATAACTTCAAAAGATGTAGTAATTGCTATCTCTCAATCTGGAGAAACTGCGGATACTTTAGCAGCTATCAAATTAGCAAAATCTAAAGGCGCATTTGTTTTTGGCGTTTGTAATGTTGTAGGATCTTCAATTGCAAGAGAAACACATGCAGGTGCATATACACATGCAGGTCCAGAAATTGGTGTGGCATCTACTAAAGCATTTACAACACAGATAACTGTTTTATCTTTAATTGCTTTGAAATTAGGAGAAGAAAAAGGTACTTTATCTAAGAATGTATTTCATACGTATTTACAAAGAATGCAGTTAATTCCTGGAAAAGTAGAAGAGTTATTAAAAATAGATAAAAAAGTACAGGAAATTGCTAGAGTCTATAAAGATGCTACTAACTGTTTATATTTAGGGCGTGGTTTTAATTTTCCGGTAGCTTTAGAAGGCGCATTAAAATTAAAAGAGATTTCTTATATCCATGCAGAAGGTTATCCTGCTGCGGAGATGAAACACGGACCAATTGCTTTAATTGATGAAAACATGCCAATTTTTGTAATTGCAACTAATAAAGGTCATTACGAAAAAGTAGTAAGTAATATTCAAGAAATAAAAGCGCGTAGCGGAAAAATTATTGCAATTGTTACTGAAGGTGATACTGAGGTTAAAAAGATTGCAGATCATGTAATTGAAATTCCAGAAACAGAAGAAGCTTTAACTCCTTTGTTAACTACAATACCATTACAGTTATTATCTTATCATATAGCGGTATTCTTAGAAAAAGATGTTGATCAGCCTAGAAATTTAGCGAAAGCTGTTACGGTTGAATAA
- a CDS encoding DUF4270 family protein, whose amino-acid sequence MIKKSAYVGAFLLFLFGVISCEKDFTDIGSSVINNGVFETKDTLLDITISPVDIAAVRADGGISVNLGEYLLGVYKSDDFKTIEASIVSQVGLLADLKVVENTYGADTTVVTKMDKVLIRLPYQSTNTVNAETSDGNSFRIDSILGDPTIPVAVKVYRNLTFLNTLNPANPTQQNTYLSDAVYSKGNELNEDANFSFTVPQTYPLADLNYGKKDTVYYFNRHLSNGNTFTDSLKIANSAPFMAIPLDNDKIKTLFLDKYETTDFESLQAFQNYFRGLIIEASGADGSLVPFNFSTGSPVIDIFYTNTVLANGSVIDTITKNNSFPLSGVTNSIYKPTAGSAPSAGNFVVQGTAGTMANIDILQGTELQDLRSQDWLINDASLVFYIDQSKDTTHVPLSLFLYKNEDGNPSLIKDVISEGSTVFGGQLLTDETNAKDRYHFRITDYISDLLSGESSYNPALGLKVYNATDLPNSTIDTIVDSFNWNPRGIVLHSNTSSNTARKAQLKISYSVKK is encoded by the coding sequence ATGATTAAAAAAAGTGCTTATGTAGGAGCTTTCCTACTATTTTTATTCGGTGTTATTTCTTGTGAAAAAGATTTTACAGATATTGGTTCTTCAGTAATAAACAATGGAGTTTTTGAAACTAAAGACACTTTGTTAGATATTACAATTTCTCCAGTTGATATTGCTGCTGTTAGAGCAGATGGAGGTATAAGTGTAAACTTAGGAGAATACCTTTTAGGTGTTTATAAAAGCGATGATTTTAAAACTATTGAAGCTTCTATTGTTTCTCAAGTTGGTTTGCTAGCTGATTTAAAAGTTGTTGAAAATACGTATGGTGCAGATACTACCGTTGTAACTAAAATGGATAAGGTTTTAATCCGATTACCATATCAATCTACTAACACGGTTAATGCTGAAACAAGTGATGGAAATAGCTTTAGAATTGATTCAATTTTAGGTGATCCTACAATACCAGTTGCAGTAAAAGTGTATAGAAATTTAACTTTTTTAAATACATTGAATCCAGCAAACCCTACACAACAAAACACTTATTTATCTGACGCAGTTTATTCTAAAGGAAATGAGTTAAATGAAGATGCAAACTTTTCTTTTACTGTTCCTCAAACGTATCCTTTAGCTGACTTAAATTATGGTAAAAAAGATACAGTATACTATTTTAACAGACATTTAAGTAATGGTAATACTTTTACCGACAGTTTAAAAATTGCTAATTCGGCCCCTTTTATGGCTATTCCGCTTGATAATGACAAAATAAAAACCTTGTTTTTAGATAAATATGAAACAACGGATTTTGAGTCACTACAAGCATTTCAAAATTATTTTAGAGGTTTAATAATTGAAGCTTCTGGAGCAGATGGTTCTTTAGTTCCTTTTAATTTTTCTACAGGATCACCGGTAATAGATATTTTTTATACAAATACTGTTTTAGCAAATGGATCAGTAATAGATACAATTACTAAAAATAATTCTTTTCCTTTAAGTGGTGTTACAAATAGTATTTATAAGCCTACTGCGGGTAGTGCTCCTTCAGCAGGTAACTTTGTAGTTCAAGGTACAGCAGGAACAATGGCTAACATTGATATTTTACAAGGAACAGAATTGCAAGATTTAAGAAGTCAAGATTGGTTAATTAACGATGCTTCTTTAGTTTTTTATATAGACCAATCTAAAGACACAACTCACGTTCCTTTAAGTTTATTTTTATATAAAAATGAAGATGGTAATCCTAGCCTTATAAAAGATGTAATTTCTGAAGGATCAACGGTTTTTGGTGGTCAATTATTAACAGACGAAACCAACGCAAAAGATAGATACCACTTTAGAATAACTGATTATATCTCTGATTTATTATCTGGAGAATCTTCTTATAACCCTGCCTTAGGCTTAAAGGTTTATAATGCAACAGATTTACCAAATAGTACTATTGATACAATTGTAGATTCATTTAACTGGAATCCAAGAGGAATTGTGCTTCACAGTAATACTTCTTCAAATACTGCTAGAAAAGCGCAATTAAAAATATCATATTCAGTAAAAAAATAA
- a CDS encoding glycogen/starch synthase — MKDKRILYVSSEVVPYLPETELSSTAFNVAKKAHSKGVQTRIFMPRFGVINERRHQLHEVIRLSGMNLIINDMDMPLIIKVASIPKERMQVYFIDNEEYFKRKAVYSDEDEELFDDNDERMIFFAKGVVETVKKLNWAPDIIHIHGWMASLLPLYLREFYKEEPLFTESKIVTSLYNSGFEGELDSEMADKVRFDNLDEAKVKTIETPNHTNILKSAIENSDAIIKGSDDLSEEITEFIEKSDTVVLDFQKDEDITEAYLEFYSEKVLENLND, encoded by the coding sequence ATGAAGGACAAAAGAATATTATATGTTTCGTCGGAAGTAGTTCCTTACTTACCAGAAACCGAGTTATCATCAACCGCATTTAACGTTGCAAAGAAAGCACACTCTAAAGGAGTTCAAACCCGTATTTTTATGCCACGTTTTGGTGTAATTAACGAAAGAAGACATCAATTACACGAAGTTATTCGTTTGTCTGGTATGAATTTGATAATCAATGATATGGATATGCCTTTGATTATAAAAGTTGCTTCAATTCCTAAGGAAAGAATGCAGGTTTACTTTATTGATAATGAAGAATATTTTAAGCGTAAAGCTGTATATTCTGATGAAGATGAAGAACTTTTTGACGACAATGACGAACGCATGATTTTCTTTGCAAAAGGTGTTGTTGAAACAGTTAAAAAATTAAATTGGGCTCCAGATATTATTCATATTCATGGTTGGATGGCTTCTTTGCTTCCGCTTTATTTAAGAGAATTTTATAAGGAAGAACCATTGTTTACCGAAAGCAAGATTGTAACTTCGCTATATAATAGTGGTTTTGAAGGTGAATTAGATAGTGAAATGGCAGATAAAGTCCGTTTTGATAACTTAGACGAAGCTAAAGTTAAAACTATAGAAACACCAAACCATACCAATATTTTAAAAAGTGCCATAGAAAATTCTGATGCTATTATTAAAGGTAGTGATGATTTATCTGAAGAAATAACAGAATTTATTGAAAAATCTGATACAGTAGTTTTAGACTTTCAAAAAGACGAAGATATTACAGAGGCATATTTAGAGTTTTACTCAGAAAAAGTTTTAGAAAATTTAAACGATTAG
- the panC gene encoding pantoate--beta-alanine ligase, whose translation MRKFDKKSELKKYLSTLKNDKKTIGFVPTMGALHQGHLSLVKNAQEKNDITVVSIFVNPTQFDNKEDLVKYPKTLENDIQLLESVNCDVLFSPSVEEIYAENISSERFDFDGLEHQMEGKFRDGHFDGVGTIVKTLFEIVAPDTAYFGKKDFQQLQIIKKMVEKHTIPLKIKGCDIFREEDGLAMSSRNARLTKEYREAAPFIYKTLKKAKKKFGTKSADKVTKWVEKKFKKHPLLELEYFTIANEKTLETVNKKEPKQKYRAFIAVFAGEIRLIDNIRLK comes from the coding sequence ATGAGAAAATTTGATAAAAAATCTGAATTAAAAAAATATCTATCAACACTTAAAAATGATAAAAAAACCATTGGTTTTGTTCCCACAATGGGCGCGTTACATCAAGGACATTTATCACTTGTAAAAAATGCTCAAGAGAAGAATGACATAACAGTTGTTAGCATTTTTGTAAACCCTACACAGTTTGATAACAAAGAAGATTTGGTTAAATACCCTAAAACTTTAGAAAATGATATTCAACTTTTAGAAAGTGTAAATTGTGATGTATTATTCTCACCTTCGGTAGAAGAAATTTACGCAGAAAACATTAGTTCTGAACGTTTTGATTTTGACGGATTAGAACACCAAATGGAAGGTAAATTTAGAGATGGTCATTTTGATGGCGTTGGTACAATTGTAAAGACCTTGTTTGAAATTGTAGCGCCAGATACTGCTTATTTTGGCAAAAAAGATTTTCAGCAACTACAAATCATCAAGAAAATGGTGGAAAAACACACAATACCTTTAAAAATTAAAGGATGCGATATTTTTAGAGAAGAAGATGGTTTGGCAATGAGTTCTAGAAACGCTCGTTTAACAAAAGAATACAGAGAAGCAGCACCATTTATCTATAAAACGCTTAAAAAAGCAAAGAAAAAATTTGGCACAAAAAGTGCAGATAAAGTTACTAAATGGGTAGAAAAGAAGTTTAAAAAACACCCATTATTAGAATTGGAGTATTTTACCATTGCAAACGAAAAAACGTTAGAAACCGTTAATAAAAAAGAACCAAAACAAAAATACAGAGCATTTATTGCCGTTTTTGCTGGGGAAATTAGATTAATAGATAACATTCGTTTAAAATAA
- the panD gene encoding aspartate 1-decarboxylase — MLVQVVKSKIHRVKVTGADLNYIGSITIDEDLMDAANIIEGERVQIVNNNNGERLETYAIPGPRGSGEITLNGAAARKVAKGDVLILIVYGFLELEEAKKFKPSLVFPNEKDNTLT; from the coding sequence ATGTTAGTACAAGTTGTAAAATCTAAAATTCACCGTGTAAAAGTTACAGGTGCCGATTTAAATTATATAGGAAGCATTACCATTGACGAAGATTTAATGGACGCAGCCAACATTATAGAAGGAGAACGCGTTCAAATTGTAAACAACAATAATGGAGAACGTTTAGAAACCTATGCAATTCCAGGACCAAGAGGAAGCGGAGAAATAACATTAAACGGAGCCGCTGCAAGAAAAGTTGCAAAAGGAGACGTTTTAATCTTAATTGTTTACGGATTTTTAGAATTAGAAGAAGCTAAAAAGTTTAAACCTTCATTAGTTTTTCCTAACGAAAAAGATAATACACTTACATAG